One genomic segment of Candidatus Aminicenantes bacterium includes these proteins:
- a CDS encoding alpha/beta hydrolase-fold protein — MNRNKRLIQVGLILLIAPAIAANAAAQARPNLSVARIVYNAAKSQANPQGELKDKLTVIDKAIAEATRWGRTGEVRRLLAQGQTLLAGREWTDELDFSNALVLRADGVVLDSKQPVSIRIELIYAPRLQITGPLTARVSLHRPRRAALGFQPGDKVKDLATQDGISRDLLDEPCRIELDWTGIEDGAYVVQAELFDRDKSLGAAALAVDLRSGLTERLRSIEAGLKMIRGFEARRADVLYPLERIRDLNRGKMEIGGFQIAEELAAAESVLASLEAGRDPFAGRKGDMERHYLLEGSGEIMPYRVFIPAKYDGRTPYPLIIALHGLGATEDSFFDAYGKVLPKLAEAHGYIVAAPLGYRTDGFYGVSVPGMAGGGSAQHKLELSEQDVMNVLALMKKDYAIDASRIYLMGHSMGAMGTWHLGAKYPDIWAALAPFSGYGVPATVTAMKHIPEFIVHGDADTTLPVALSRAMVAELKRQGVEHSYIEVAGGSHINVVEPNLAAAIEFFDAHRKKAP; from the coding sequence AACGCGGCGGCGCAAGCCCGGCCGAATCTGTCCGTCGCGCGCATCGTCTACAACGCCGCGAAATCGCAGGCCAATCCCCAGGGCGAGCTGAAAGACAAGCTGACCGTCATCGACAAAGCGATCGCGGAAGCGACACGCTGGGGCCGGACCGGTGAAGTCCGCCGCCTGCTGGCCCAGGGCCAGACGCTTCTGGCCGGCCGGGAGTGGACCGACGAGCTCGATTTCTCGAATGCGCTGGTCCTGCGCGCCGATGGGGTCGTCCTGGATTCCAAACAGCCCGTCTCCATCCGCATCGAACTGATCTATGCTCCGCGCCTTCAGATAACCGGGCCGCTCACGGCTCGGGTATCCCTTCATCGTCCCCGACGCGCGGCGCTCGGCTTCCAGCCGGGGGACAAGGTCAAGGATCTCGCGACGCAGGACGGGATCAGCCGCGACCTCCTGGACGAGCCCTGCCGGATCGAGCTCGATTGGACGGGCATCGAAGACGGTGCCTATGTCGTCCAAGCGGAGCTCTTTGATCGGGACAAGTCCCTCGGCGCCGCGGCACTGGCCGTCGATCTGCGGAGCGGATTGACCGAGAGGCTGCGGTCGATTGAAGCCGGGCTGAAAATGATCCGCGGCTTCGAAGCGCGCCGGGCCGACGTGCTCTATCCTCTCGAGCGCATCCGCGATTTAAATCGCGGCAAGATGGAGATCGGAGGCTTTCAGATCGCCGAGGAGCTGGCCGCCGCCGAGTCCGTCCTGGCTTCGCTCGAAGCCGGAAGAGATCCGTTTGCCGGCCGGAAGGGGGACATGGAGCGGCATTATCTCCTGGAGGGCTCGGGCGAGATCATGCCCTATCGCGTCTTCATCCCGGCGAAATACGACGGCCGAACTCCTTATCCTCTGATTATCGCCCTGCACGGGCTCGGCGCCACGGAAGACTCGTTTTTCGACGCCTACGGGAAAGTCCTGCCTAAGCTCGCCGAAGCGCACGGCTACATCGTCGCCGCGCCGCTCGGCTACCGAACGGACGGATTCTATGGCGTCAGCGTGCCGGGAATGGCCGGCGGCGGAAGCGCCCAGCATAAGCTGGAACTCAGTGAGCAGGATGTGATGAACGTCCTGGCCCTGATGAAGAAGGACTACGCCATCGATGCCTCGCGGATCTACCTCATGGGTCATTCCATGGGGGCCATGGGGACCTGGCACCTGGGCGCGAAATATCCCGACATCTGGGCCGCTCTGGCGCCGTTTTCGGGCTATGGCGTCCCCGCGACCGTGACCGCTATGAAGCATATCCCTGAATTCATTGTCCACGGAGACGCGGATACGACGCTTCCCGTGGCTCTCTCCCGGGCCATGGTCGCCGAACTGAAAAGACAAGGCGTCGAACACTCGTATATCGAAGTCGCCGGAGGGAGCCACATCAATGTCGTTGAGCCGAACCTTGCTGCCGCCATCGAATTTTTCGACGCCCATCGCAAGA